TATCTCTTCtaatttttgattctgTATTTTATACTGCCAGTCcccttcttcaaattgggGTGATAGCACATGCAAGGTTGAATGCTTGGAAGTCATGTTTTCATCTGATTCAATCACAGCGTGCATTCGAGAGGACAAGGCTGTCACATATGCATCATAATTGGGATCTAAAACTAGATAGCCACCAGCTAAAAGAGCCTTTCCTGGAGCACTAAATGCTTTTGTCATAATGCCCAGTCAATGGCTTTGGCCTACCAAAAACTTTCACGAGTTGGAAATTTTTCGCGGTTAGCCCACCACCGAGTATAAATACGAGTCAACATACAATGTCAGAACGCGATGagacattgttgaaaaaaacCAAGGTAATCGGGATAATAGGTCTCGGAGATATGGGTCTCCTTTATGCCAGGCGATTTAGTGAAGCAGGTTGGAAAGTAATAGGCTGCGACCGTGAAGAACAATTTGACCAATTGAGTAGAACCTACAAGGATGAAAAGTTCTCTGTTAAAAGGAATGGGCATTTGGTATCACGCGAAGCCGACTATGTAATTTACAGTGTGGAGGCTGAGAATATCGACAAGATTGTTTCCCTCTATGGGTCATCTACTAAGTATGGTGCAATCGTTGGTGGTCAAACTTCGTGCAAAACCCCCGAAATCGCTGCCTTTGAAAAGCACATGCCTTCAGATACTCGCATCATCTCGCTACATTCTTTGCATGGTCCAAAAGTAAATACTACCGGTCAACCCTTGGTGATAATTCCTCACCGAACTGATGAAGtcaatttgcaatttgtaaaatgtGTTGTTTCTTGCCTCAAATCTAAAGTTGTTACTTTAAGTGCTAAGGAGCATGACCGAATTACGGCCGACACTCAAGCAGTAACGCATGCTGCTTTTTTGTCCATGGGAGTTGCTTGGAAGTCTTGTAATCAATACCCATGGGAAACACCCAAGTGGATTGGTGGCCTCGAAAATgcaaaaatcaatatttcaCTTCGAATCTTTTCGAACAAATGGCACGTCTACGCTGGTTTAGCTATTACAAACCCGTCGGCACACGACCAGGTCTTgcaatattcaaaatccACTACCGAGCTATTCACGTTAATGATACAAGGcaagaaagaagaattgaatgaacGATTGCAAAAGGTTAAACGGTTTGTATTTAAGCATATTACCGATCACGATCTATTATTAGATGACaacattttggaaaagttttCTTTGAACAAGACACCACCTGAAGGGAAACAGCCAAATTCGCACCTTTCCTTATTAGCAATTGCAGATAGCTGGTACAACTTGGGAATAGTGCCCTATGATCACATAATTTGCTCAACTCCATTATTTAGAATATTTCTCGGTGTCACAGAATACGTATTCTGTACTCCTGGACTTTTAGAAGAAAGTATAGGAGTTGCTGCCACTGATACATCGTTTAGACAAGATGACTTGCATTTTACCCTTGCTGCTGAGACATGGGCCAAAATAATCAAGTTCGGAAACTTTGCTCTCTACAgggatgaatttgaaaagactCAAGCATTCTTCCAACCCATGTTCCCTGAAGCTAACGCAATTGGTAACGAGATGATTAAAATCATTTTAGAAAGAGTTAAGCAACgggaaaataaaaattagATAACATTAATTTCTCTTCTATATATGTACAGTAGATAGATACCATTTTACAACTGTTCATCCTTGATCACATCCATCAACCAGTCTAATCCCTCGTTTAAACCTTCACCCTTAATAGCACTTGATGCAACAATACTCCAACTTCTATCTTTTAAATCAGTTAGACTCAATGCTTGCGAGACCTCAGCAGCAGTCATAGCTCCAGGTTGATCCTGCTTATTTGCAAACACCAACAATGCACTATCCTGTAACTCTTCTTCCTTCAACATTGTGTGCAATTCCTTACAGGCTGTGTCAATACGGTCCTTATCAGTTGAGTCTACGACGAAAATGATGGCTGACGTATTGCTATAGTAACACCTCCAATACGGTCTTATCGAAGTTTGTCCTCCTAAATCCCAAATGTTCAAGGTAATGTTTTTATACTTTAAGGTCTCGACATTGAATCCTATTGTTGGCTTTGTCGTGACTACTTCCCCCATTTGCAAACGATATAATATTGTAGTTTTACCTGCACCATCCAAACCCAATATAAGAATTCTCACCTCCTTATTCATACCCCATAACTTGCCAAATATATTTGCAAAGCTGAATGCTTGTCCCATTGTGTTGATTTGTAATTTATGTTGAACCCAGTTCTAAAGTTACAATTTGACGTACCAatgtatttggaaaatcCAAAGTTCTATCCCTTGATGCAAATACAGAAAGCCAAAGATATCCCTGTTTGATGGTTGGTAAGTCCCCTAGTCACAAATCGGATTTAAcgatttgttttctttgattgACAGTTGAAAAGTTGACACAGTAACAAAACGTAAATTTATTTCTCTCAAGAGAGAAGGCAAATCTTGCACGTGACTGGATTATCCTTTTTTTGTGTGTGCTGAGATATTTCAACCACTCTCACAGAGAATAGTCATTCATTATTGTAGTACGTTATACCACCCGATCAATTACGACCATCGATACAAAGAGACACCCAATGCCTGACCAACAGCCTAGAGGAATATTAAGGAATAAATCAGTGAGCGAAGACAGTGCTCACTCCCCCCCGTTACCAAATAAATTAGATAGACAAGAAGTTATAAAGAATACAAAGTTGAATGCGCAATTACATGACGACTCATCGAAAGGTGAAGAGATTAGAGCTAAGATAGCTCAAAAGAAGAGGGAACAAGGATTGGATGAACATGACCATTTGCCTGAACATTTGAAATGGGATGAAGTGAACATCTACAAGAATGAGCAAGAAAAGAGTGCAACTATGAAGATAGATGAACCAAAAACGCCCTATGAGGGTGGTTTTAATCCTGAAGGAGAGTACTATagagatgatgatgacgatgatggTGGTGCCAATGCAAAAGCAGCTGAAGATGAGATTCCAGTATTTGAATTGGGTGAAGGTGAGTATGATAAATTGTCACATGATGTGAGTTCATCGCTCCATGGTGGACAAGTATACAAGGATGAATCTCAAGCTGATGAAGATGCGGATGCGGAAGATGgccaagaagaagaaagacCGTTAACGGCTGAAGAAAGGCACAAGAGGTTTGAGGAGAAGAGGAAAGAACACTATCACATGAAAGCACTCCCTTTAAAGCAAAAGATAGATATACCAGATGAAAATTAGTTTATAAGCAGAATCCTTACTTTCGTGTCTATAAATACTTAGATTGCAGActtttgaagaaatgtCTCTATAGCTTTGTCATTTAAGCAGTAAAGTATTTTAAGTGGCTAGCGTCCAAGGAACCGGCATCAGTCAATTCCTTAGCTGTTTCAGCGAAAGTAGTCTTTACACTTAAAGCATCAGCATCTTTCAACTTAGAAGCAACCTCACCCAATTGAACATCAGtaaatctttcaatgaGTAACTCCACATCAGCATCAATGTCCGCAGACTTGCTAGTATCACCGAAGTAGTCTGCATCCTTAACTGCAGCTCTAATGTTtctcttgttctttttcttggCAGCTTTGGCAGCTTCTTTGGCCTTTTTTGAGTCTGCTTTTGCGGCAGCAGCTTCCTCCGCAGCTTTCTTGGCAGCAGCTTCTTCAGCGGCTTTCTTGGCAGCAGCTTCTTCAGCAGCCTTACGTGAACCGGCTTCTTTGTCCCATTTCTTTGCAGCCTTTTCCTTCTTAGCTTGTTCTTTAAACAACTTAATCCTTGGATCTTCATTGTGAGCTCTTTCAACTAAATCAATTATTCTCTTGTTGTCTTCCTGTTTGAACTTCTTTCTTGATGCTATGTTTTTACGTTCAATATAACGTTTGTGATCACGGTTAGCAGTGTCATCTGGAACATCCTCATCcttgaattcaaatgtCTTCCATGAATCAAACTTACCCCAGAATGTGTAGAAagcatcaacttcttcttttgagGCATCCAATCCACCCAATAAAGGAACAGGTTGTTTAGTTGAGAATCTACTTTCACTTTCAAAGATTGGATCCCAAACTTCGAAAAAGTCGTATTTGCTTTTTGGTGAAGGTGGCTTTGGATCTTTCTCagtatcaattgaatcgtattgttttctctttgttGAATCCAACATGACCTCAAAAGccttttgaatgattttgaaaaatgaatcGTGTTCTAATCCACCACTGGCAGACTTCTTATCTGGATGATGTTTCAACACTTGTTTTCTGTGGGCCCTTCTAATTTGATCTTCAGTAGCTTTGTATCTCAAATGTGATAATCCCAACACTGCATACAAATCGGCTGTTTTCCATTCTCTTGGATCATGTTCTAACAACTCTTCACTTTGTTCTTCATCCCccaaatcttcatcttcattggtttcaatttccttcaCATTACGCTCAGCTtctaatttttcaaactcagACCAAGTGTGGCCCCTGAGAGTTCTTGATGCATGTGCTAAAAAGTAACGACCAACTGGTTCAATTGGACGACGAGTTGGAGCTGAGTATTTTCCGACGGTTTTAAATCCGTCTACGCTTCCTGCTGGTAAAACGATAGACATTCTGTTGGTATCTGGATATCCTGGGTGTGGTTCtgactttttttttcaatttttttttctcattCATCGCTTGTACGCATTGCTAAACGCTACCCAGTTCGTTAATGAAAGAGTACATGCATACATGAATTGCTCATATTTAATATTTGATGTGAAATAGAGATGTTGCAACTATTGTTTAAACATGGAGAGGATCGAGGGATAAATTTATTTAATGAAGCATGTTCGAATTATCACACAGTTAGTCCTTTGTAGCTGACATATCTAAAACCTCTATAGACCCCtcattcttcaaatctttACATTCCAACAAGTCCACGAGAGCTTTGTAATTTATTGGGTCAATAATACCCATAATCTCGTACTGCTTACCGTTGTTTTCAAGCTCATCTAAATGGTCAATCTTGGGTTTGATCTCGTCCTCATATGCTTTTTGATAACCTTTTTTAGTAAGCAATATTCTTATCTTCATTTGAGCTCTCGCAATAGGTATTATTTGTTTCTCAACCAAAAGTTTAATTGCATCCAATGCTTGCGTCTttgttgtctttgttgGATTTAGGTGAAActtcaattcattcaaagcCTTCTCAATCATAGAAGGAGGATATCTCTTTTTCGACCTTGGATTTATACATTTAGTAGAGATAATGGTCAAAAATTcattttgcttttgttgtaaGTTGGCATTCCTTTccttttcattcaattgaatctcACCCTTATTTAGTATTTCTTGAATGATAGTATCCTGATTCGTGGTGTTAAATGCTGCTTGTAAGTCATCGTTATTGGCCACTTGCCCTTTTGAgacattgatgaaaacCTGTGGAATTTGTAGAACTTCATCGAgatctttttcaaccttCAGTCTCCAATCTTGAACTTTATTCTGATAGCATGCAATTTCAAACCTcttctttccttttttCATCCTCACAAGGGAAACATTTGTGAGCTTGATTTGACTGTTTGGCTGGTTGATGACTGCCATGATCGGTTATATTCTGTTAGGTTATTATAAGGAGAGCTTTCAAAAAAACTTGATTACATTATGGAAAGCCCACCCAGTTCAAAGATGCGAGAGAATTCTTGACGCTACCATTTATATGCACAATAAACAGAAGTAACTCAAGCAACTAAGCTGTTCAGCTTTAAATATATTAGAACAACTTTACATTGGNNNNNNNNNNNNNNNNNNNNNNNNNNNNNNNNNNNNNNNNNNNNNNNNNNNNNNNNNNNNNNNNNNNNNNNNNNNNNNNNNNNNNNNNNNNNNNNNNNNNNNNNNNNNNNNNNNNNNNNNNNNNNNNNNNNNNNNNNNNNNNNNNNNNNNNNNNNNNNNNNNNNNNNNNNNNNNNNNNNNNNNNNNNNNNNNNNNNNNNNNNNNNNNNNNNNNNNNNNNNNNNNNNNNNNNNNNNNNNNNNNNNNNNNNNNNNNNNNNNNNNNNNNNNNNNNNNNNNNNNNNNNNNNNNNNNNNNNNNNNNNNNNNNNNNNNNNNNNNNNNNNNNNNNNNNNNNNNNNNNNNNNNNNNNNNNNNNNNNNNNNNNNNNNNNNNNNNNNNNNNNNNNNNNNNNNNNNNNNNNNNNNNNNNNNNNNNNNNNNNNNNNNNNNNNNNNNNNNNNNNNNNNNNNNNNNNNNNNNNNNNNNNNNNNNNNNNNNNNNNNNNNNNNNNNNNNNNNNNNNNNNNNNNNNNNNNNNNNNNNNNNNNNNNNNNNNNNNNNNNNNNNNNNNNNNNNNNNNNNNNNNNNNNNNNNNNNNNNNNNNNNNNNNNNNNNNNNNNNNNNNNNNNNNNNNNNNNNNNNNNNNNNNNNNNNNNNNNNNNNNNNNNNNNNNNNNNNNNNNNNNNNNNNNNNNNNNNNNNNNNNNNNNNNNNNNNNNNNNNNNNNNNNNNNNNNNNNNNNNNNNNNNNNNNNNNNNNNNNNNNNNNNNNNNNNNNNNNNNNNNNNNNNNNNNNNNNNNNNNNNNNNNNNNNNNNNNNNNNNNNNNNNNNNNNNNNNNNNNNNNNNNNNNNNNNNNNNNNNNNNNNNNNNNNNNNNNNNNNNNNNNNNNNNNNNNNNNNNNNNNNNNNNNNNNNNNNNNNNNNNNNNNNNNNNNNNNNNNNNNNNNNNNNNNNNNNNNNNNNNNNNNNNNNNNNNNNNNNNNNNNNNNNNNNNNNNNNNNNNNNNNNNNNNNNNNNNNNNNNNNNNNNNNNNNNNNNNNNNNNNNNNNNNNNNNNNNNNNNNNNNNNNNNNNNNNNNNNNNNNNNNNNNNNNNNNNNNNNNNNNNNNNNNNNNNNNNNNNNNNNNNNNNNNNNNNNNNNNNNNNNNNNNNNNNNNNNNNNNNNNNNNNNNNNNNNNNNNNNNNNNNNNNNNNNNNNNNNNNNNNNNNNNNNNNNNNNNNNNNNNNNNNNNNNNNNNNNNNNNNNNNNNNNNNNNNNNNNNNNNNNNNNNNNNNNNNNNNNNNNNNNNNNNNNNNNNNNNNNNNNNNNNNNNNNNNNNNNNNNNNNNNNNNNNNNNNNNNNNNNNNNNNNNNNNNNNNNNNNNNNNNNNNNNNNNNNNNNNNNNNNNNNNNNNNNNNNNNNNNNNNNNNNNNNNNNNNNNNNNNNNNNNNNNNNNNNNNNNNNNNNNNNNNNNNNNNNNNNNNNNNNNNNNNNNNNNNNNNNNNNNNNNNNNNNNNNNNNNNNNNNNNNNNNNNNNNNNNNNNNNNNNNNNNNNNNNNNNNNNNNNNNNNNNNNNNNNNNNNNNNNNNNNNNNNNNNNNNNNNNNNNNNNNNNNNNNNNNNNNNNNNNNNNNNNNNNNNNNNNNNNNNNNNNNNNNNNNNNNNNNNNNNNNNNNNNNNNNNNNNNNNNNNNNNNNNNNNNNNNNNNNNNNNNNNNNNNNNNNNNNNNNNNNNNNNNNNNNNNNNNNNNNNNNNNNNNNNNNNNNNNNNNNNNNNNNNNNNNNNNNNNNNNNNNNNNNNNNNNNNNNNNNNNNNNNNNNNNNNNNNNNNNNNNNNNNNNNNNNNNNNNNNNNNNNNNNNNNNNNNNNNNNNNNNNNNNNNNNNNNNNNNNNNNNNNNNNNNNNNNNNNNNNNNNNNNNNNNNNNNNNNNNNNNNNNNNNNNNNNNNNNNNNNNNNNNNNNNNNNNNNNCCGAAGTTGAATTCGGAAGCCAGAGTGCAATCGTGTAACATATCGCTCTACTTGTTCAAGCTCAACATTATCTTATTAAGGGATTATGCTTCGAATATGTGGGGTGggtgaaaaagaaaacacaCCGAGAAATTTCACGAACACCTTTCTCGGAAAATTTCGCGTTATTGCTCGGAATAACTTGTTTCATCAAAGCAGCTTTGTGTATGTCTGCAATGAGGCCAGAACATATTAAAGTTTAACCCGACTTACATATTTTCTACTTTAGAGTGGAGGCACCAATTTAGCCCTGTATATTAGTTGACCAATTACCAAGCTATTAGATTTCAATGACAGTATAAATTCGTTTTCCCCGCCTTGTACTTGTATATCTAGAAGCAATTGTGAAACACCAGATATCATTTTTGTGGCGCACTCCACGCTTACAGTTATTTCCCCGAGTAAGAGCCCTTTGGTGATgtggaaagaaaaaggcCCTAGCACACCCTCTTGAATAAATCTTTAAGTATTCAACTTGCTTAGACTAGTGCGCATCGAAAAACTCGCAGGGAATTGACGGGTTGCTTGGCAACGAAGATGTGAGATCTTGAGATCTCGAAGCACATAATATTTGTATCATTCGGGTATGTAATGAAGTGGATAATTGACTGTCAACtttaaaaacaatacaTGAAATGGTGAAGTTTTAAATGCAATATTCTCGGCAAGAAACCCCTGACTGCTGAATCTCATCTATCCTTCTTCCCCCCACCTCACCCTCCCGATTGATTATAGTTTATTTTTACTTTGTAGAAACTCAATTAAGTTTGACTCTGTACGAAAATAAGGAAATTGTTTTCTACAACTGAACGTGGCTTATGAAGagatttggaaagaaaTTTCACTTGaataattgttgttggaggCGTGACTAAGAATATCTGATTATAGTGAGTTCATTGTCTCTCACTCGTAACATTACTGAACAAACAATGTGATGTGAGCCTTTGACAGGtgttgattatttttgCTATGTATTTGAACAATAGAATTCACgagtttgaaaaagatattGTGGGGTGCattctattgttttctttgtttcttgtaCATTTCTCTATTGTTTATTGCATACACTAATATGTTACAAAATATGTTACAAAGCTGCAGCCTTTTAATTCCCCCGAGCATTCAAAATGTTGGTCACACTTccaatgaaaattttggcACCTCTCTACATAAACCCATATCGTAAGTTTCCACAGATTTAGTGAATATTAATGTGCCATTCTTATTTCTCCTACAGTTTAAGCCTTCTTGCATAAATTCGTCCTGTAATTCACAAACGTATGCATTTTACAACCAATCATTGTATGGGAACAGACACAAGGCTTTGTAGACTTTTCGAGTAAGCGAAGCTATTGCATCTTCACTTGTATGCTTTACTCTCACGCTTGCCGGAAAGTATCTCGCATAATTTGCAAGCATTATCGGAAAGTATTCCCCGCCCCTACTTTGATCCCTAAATTTTGTACTCATATTGGCTATATAGGTTCACTTGATTTAAGATTCATTGCTTGAGTGGTGTAATTTGCTAACAAAATGTATTCAAAACTTGTTTTGCAGCaaggtttcaatttgtatAACGATTTCTATAAATAGAGAAGATAATCACCAATCAGAACCACAAAATCTACTATCATTTTCTACAATCAAAACTTTATACAAAAATGGCTGAATCTGAGTTTAGTACGCAAGACATGAAAGCAGAAGACAAGCACACTGAACATGTGCTGGTTTCGAGTGATGTCGATAAAAACGATAGCATAGTAGGTGGCGCAACAAATACCAATGTCGATGATTATATCTCCAAGTTCTTGGAGATGTCGGAAGATGCTCGTGCTAatgatcaaaaagaaaagcaaaTGACTTTGAAAGAAGGTATCaaaacttttccaaaagcTATTGCTTGGTCGTTGATTTTGTCCACCGCTTTGATTATGGAAGGTTATGATACATGTTTATTAGCGAGCTTCTATGCTTTTGAtggtttcaaaaagaaatttggtgattatTACCCCGATCTTGATGAGTATCAAGTGCCAGCAAGATGGCAAAATGGTTTGTCAAACAGTGTCAACTGTGGTCAGTTGATTGGTTTGTGGTTGGCCAGTATGTTTGTTGACAAGATTGGATATAGAAAGACATTGATGCCGGTATTAGCCATTTCAGTTGGCTTGatatttattcaattctttgcCCCAAATCGTGAAGTTTTGCTTGTTTCTTATATTTTATTGGGTATTAATTGGGGTTCGTACCAAACAGTTACAGTCACATACGCTTCAGAAGTTGCCCCTGCCAGTTTGCGAGTGTACTTGACAACATATGTGAACTTGTGTTGGGTTCTTGGTCAATTAATTTCTGCCGGTGTCATTAAGggaatttcaaatatgaCGAGTGAGTATTCTTATCGTATTGCTTATGGTATTCAATGGATTTGGCCAATTCCTATTTTGATTGGGGTATATCTAGCACCCGAGTCCCCTTATTTTCTTGTCAGGAAGGGAAGAATCCAAGAAGCTAAGCATGCATTATCCAGGTTATTGACCACAAACTCCTATTTGCCAGACAAAAGTATAGTTGTGGAAAGCATGGTTAGCAAgatccaattgattgtCAAGGAAGAAGACGCCGTTAGTGAAGGATCAACATTCAAAGATTGTTTCAAAGGAACAAATAGTNNNNNNNNNNNNNNNNNNNNNNNNNNNNNNNNNNNNNNNNNNNNNNNNNNNNNNNNNNNNNNNNNNNNNNNNNNNNNNNNNNNNNNNNNNNNNNNNNNNNNNNNNNNNNNNNNNNNNNNNNNNNNNNNNNNNNNNNNNNNNNNNNNNNNNNNNNNNNNNNNNNNNNNNNNNNNNNNNNNNNNNNNNNNNNNNNNNNNNNNNNNNNNNNNNNNNNNNNNNNNNNNNNNNNNNNNNNNNNNNNNNNNNNNNNNNNNNNNNNNNNNNNNNNNNNNNNNNNNNNNNNNNNNNNNNNNNNNNNNNNNNNNNNNNNNNNNNNNNNNNNNNNNNNNNNNNNNNNNNNNNNNNNNNNNNNNNNNNNNNNNNNNNNNNNNNNNNNNNNNNNNNNNNNNNNNNNNNNNNNNNNNNNNNNNNNNNNNNNNNNNNNNNNNNNNNNNNNNNNNNNNNNNNNNNNNNNNNNNNNNNNNNNNNNNNNNNNNNNNNNNNNNNNNNNNNNNNNNNNNNNNNNNNNNNNNNNNNNNNNNNNNNNNNNNNNNNNNNNNNNNNNNNNNNNNNNNNNNNNNNNNNNNNNNNNNNNNNNNNNNNNNNNNNNNNNNNNNNNNNNNNNNNNNNNNNNNNNNNNNNNNNNNNNNNNNNNNNNNNNNNNNNNNNNNNNNNNNNNNNNNNNNNNNNNNNNNNNNNNNNNNNNNNNNNNNNNNNNNNNNNNNNNNNNNNNNNNNNNNNNNNNNNNNNNNNNNNNNNNNNNNNNNNNNNNNNNNNNNNNNNNNNNNNNNNNNNNNNNNNNNNNNNNNNNNNNNNNNNNNNNNNNNNNNNNNNNNNNNNNNNNNNNNNNNNNNNNNNNNNNNNNNNNNNNNNNNNNNNNNNNNNNNNNNNNNNNNNNNNNNNNNNNNNNNNNNNNNNNNNNNNNNNNNNNNNNNNNNNNNNNNNNNNNNNNNNNNNNNNNNNNNNNNNNNNNNNNNNNNNNNNNNNNNNNNNNNNNNNNNNNNNNNNNNNNNNNNNNNNNTCTGAATGGAGTTTGAGAGCTGAAATACAACTATGACGTATCTCTCTTAAGTTTCTTTGAACTCtgcattttctttttgagGGGTTGCCTTTCAAGTATGCGGGGTGAAATTTGACCGAGAATTGCCACGAGTTTTCTTGGGCTTTTCTGGAGCCAATTCTCGGACTATTCTCGCGCAAATGGTCGGATTAATTAATTGTTTACAAAAAAAGCAATAATTTCTATTTTGTGTATCTTGCAATTCTTGGTATTATTTCTATAGAAGCCAGAAAATAAAATGGGGTTAAGCCTACTTGCATATTTTATTCTTTAGAGTGGGGGCATCCACTGACTATCATTCAGAATGCAGagaattaaaaaatttgttgaccTATCATCAAACGTATAAGAATACCATCACTGTGTACGTTTGCTTACCCCGCCTTACGGTTGTAGAAACCACgtgtttgaaatcaattaatCCGAGCACGGTTTCCTTCACCTATTCGAAGAAATAGGCCTTTTTAGAATAACCCCCTTGTAAGCGTCTTGGGATAATCCGTGTGCTTAAGATGACGTACGTTTAAGGGTCTATTATAGTTTTTCCGGTCTTTGGCATTAAGGAGTGACAACGAAAGCTACCTTGAGACAATTGCTAATCCAATTGGACATGTAATAGAGAAACGTAATCATAGAAAGGTGTTTATATTTTTCTCGTATTCATTGAATCTGAAACGTAGTAAGTAACCTCTACAGGTCCCGCAAAGTATATACACTAACTACTTTCCGCCCCTGAAGAGTTTCGGACACCTGCATGAAATCCACGAAAAAAATATCTACTTAAGAACTTGGCTTACGGAAAGCCATAAGGATACACTCCACTTGGGTAATTCTTTTGGTGGCGTGACGTAACACTCAAAAAATACCCACCCCCTGATCACCATCCTCTcaagaatttttttctcgGACAATGTAATTTGAATCTCCGACACGAGACTATCTACTTTGCTATTAAGttaaaacaacaaaaattcaCGAGGTCGCAAAAGTCACTGTGGGGTGcattttattgttttctttgtttatttgttcTTCTCTCTATTGTTCATTGTTTCGACCACAGCGGAGAAATTCTTGCATAGTTGCAATCTTTTAATTCCCCGAGAATTCATTTAGTCATACTTCTAATGCATAATAGTGGAGTTATATTCACATTCCTTCTATAGAACCACGTCATACGTTTCCTACTTATAGTGGTCAATTAGATTTAAGCAGCCTTGCATATAttcttttctcaaatcGCGAACGTACGCTTCTTTTAGCCAATCACTATTTTAGGGTGGAGGCAAGGCTTTGCATATAATCCGGgccaacaaaaatttgcttctttttcacCTTCACCTTCACCATCACTCGAGTACATTGTTTTCCCACTTGCAAGTTTCTCGAATAATACGCATTTATTATCGGAGAATACTCCCCGCCTCAACTAAGCGTTTGTACTCTTATTGGTCATTTCGGATCATTTAATTTTAGCTTTGCTGCATTTGCTGTGAAACTTGTAGTTAAACGTACCTAACATAGATTTGGTTTCGCAACAAGGTTTTGTTctgttttgaaagtttaTAAATAGACGAGATATTCATTAACTTCAGCCTCCAAGTTTGTAGCTGgtcaaaacaatcaaaaataaaatagCAAAATGACAGAATCATTATTTCAAGTAAATGAAATGAAAGCAGAAGACAAGCACATTGAAGATGCGCTGATATCGAGTGGTCTCGAAAAGAAAGACAGTTCCATAGCTGCTGAAACAAATACCAATGTCGATGATTATATCTCCAAGTTCTTGGAGATGTCGGAAGATGCTCGTGCTGatgatcaaaaagaaaagcaaaTGACTTTGAAAGAAGGTGTAAAGACTTTTCCAAAAGCTATTGCTTGGTCGGTAGTTCTATCCACTGCTTTGATTATGGAAGGTTACGACACTTGTTTATTAGCGAGCTTCTATGCTTTTGATGGTTTCAAGAAACAATTCGGCGATTATTACCCCGATCTTGGTGAGTATCAAGTGCCAGCAAGATGGCAAACTGGTTTGTCAAACAGTTATTATTGTGGTCAGTTGATTGGTTTGTGGTTGGCCAGTA
The Candida orthopsilosis Co 90-125, chromosome 5 draft sequence genome window above contains:
- a CDS encoding Tyr1 prepephenate dehydrogenase, whose product is MSERDETLLKKTKVIGIIGLGDMGLLYARRFSEAGWKVIGCDREEQFDQLSRTYKDEKFSVKRNGHLVSREADYVIYSVEAENIDKIVSLYGSSTKYGAIVGGQTSCKTPEIAAFEKHMPSDTRIISLHSLHGPKVNTTGQPLVIIPHRTDEVNLQFVKCVVSCLKSKVVTLSAKEHDRITADTQAVTHAAFLSMGVAWKSCNQYPWETPKWIGGLENAKINISLRIFSNKWHVYAGLAITNPSAHDQVLQYSKSTTELFTLMIQGKKEELNERLQKVKRFVFKHITDHDLLLDDNILEKFSLNKTPPEGKQPNSHLSLLAIADSWYNLGIVPYDHIICSTPLFRIFLGVTEYVFCTPGLLEESIGVAATDTSFRQDDLHFTLAAETWAKIIKFGNFALYRDEFEKTQAFFQPMFPEANAIGNEMIKIILERVKQRENKN
- a CDS encoding Arl1 GTPase; the protein is MGQAFSFANIFGKLWGMNKEVRILILGLDGAGKTTILYRLQMGEVVTTKPTIGFNVETLKYKNITLNIWDLGGQTSIRPYWRCYYSNTSAIIFVVDSTDKDRIDTACKELHTMLKEEELQDSALLVFANKQDQPGAMTAAEVSQALSLTDLKDRSWSIVASSAIKGEGLNEGLDWLMDVIKDEQL
- a CDS encoding Glc8 protein (S. cerevisiae homolog GLC8 has enzyme activator activity, has role in chromosome segregation and localizes to cytoplasm, nucleus), whose product is MPDQQPRGILRNKSVSEDSAHSPPLPNKLDRQEVIKNTKLNAQLHDDSSKGEEIRAKIAQKKREQGLDEHDHLPEHLKWDEVNIYKNEQEKSATMKIDEPKTPYEGGFNPEGEYYRDDDDDDGGANAKAAEDEIPVFELGEGEYDKLSHDVSSSLHGGQVYKDESQADEDADAEDGQEEERPLTAEERHKRFEEKRKEHYHMKALPLKQKIDIPDEN
- a CDS encoding Zuo1 protein (protein similar to S. cerevisiae Zuo1p, which is a cytosolic ribosome-associated chaperone), encoding MSIVLPAGSVDGFKTVGKYSAPTRRPIEPVGRYFLAHASRTLRGHTWSEFEKLEAERNVKEIETNEDEDLGDEEQSEELLEHDPREWKTADLYAVLGLSHLRYKATEDQIRRAHRKQVLKHHPDKKSASGGLEHDSFFKIIQKAFEVMLDSTKRKQYDSIDTEKDPKPPSPKSKYDFFEVWDPIFESESRFSTKQPVPLLGGLDASKEEVDAFYTFWGKFDSWKTFEFKDEDVPDDTANRDHKRYIERKNIASRKKFKQEDNKRIIDLVERAHNEDPRIKLFKEQAKKEKAAKKWDKEAGSRKAAEEAAAKKAAEEAAAKKAAEEAAAAKADSKKAKEAAKAAKKKNKRNIRAAVKDADYFGDTSKSADIDADVELLIERFTDVQLGEVASKLKDADALSVKTTFAETAKELTDAGSLDASHLKYFTA
- a CDS encoding Sdo1 protein (S. cerevisiae homolog SDO1 has role ribosomal large subunit biogenesis, ribosomal subunit export from nucleus, rRNA processing and localizes to nucleus, preribosome, large subunit precursor, cytoplasm, polysome); the protein is MAVINQPNSQIKLTNVSLVRMKKGKKRFEIACYQNKVQDWRSKVEKDLDEVLQIPQVFINVSKGQVANNDDLQAAFNTTNQDTIIQEILNKGEIQLNEKERNANLQQKQNEFLTIISTKCINPRSKKRYPPSMIEKALNELKFHLNPTKTTKTQALDAIKLLVEKQIIPIARAQMKIRILLTKKGYQKAYEDEIKPKIDHLDELENNGKQYEIMGIIDPINYKALVDLLECKDLKNEGSIEVLDMSATKD
- a CDS encoding Sdo1 protein → MAESEFSTQDMKAEDKHTEHVSVSSDVDKNDSIVGGATNTNVDDYISKFLEMSEDARANDQKEKQMTLKEGIKTFPKAIAWSLILSTALIMEGYDTCLLASFYAFDGFKKKFGDYYPDLDEYQVPARWQNGLSNSVNCGQLIGLWLASMFVDKIGYRKTLMPVLAISVGLIFIQFFAPNREVLLVSYILLGINWGSYQTVTVTYASEVAPASLRVYLTTYVNLCWVLGQLISAGVIKGISNMTSEYSYRIAYGIQWIWPIPILIGVYLAPESPYFLVRKGRIQEAKHALSRLLTTNSYLPDKSIVVESMVSKIQLIVKEEDAVSEGSTFKDCFKGTNS